In Panacibacter ginsenosidivorans, the following proteins share a genomic window:
- a CDS encoding prolipoprotein diacylglyceryl transferase family protein: MKTIQHAGKILYAIVFLLIVPLVQWWWALSLENTVRFPPVASRNIGAVAGVAGILVMAWGMFSLKKFGKGLPMNAYPPHFYVKQGPYRFLRHPIYWGYGFLMVGVFIFTGSASGLWIVTPISILAMIALVMGYEAIDLKKRFKDTDQSVLLDIPSATEGVPVLAQRLATLFWIIMLLLCANYIVWFLTHNTTPFWNDSLTLPFFNELNSVQFFTIAYILVVPLIIKSNSILHWWTISVIAGIILSTYIALLWPEVGAQYFYISTDIIKNKELTAILGAPVFLCGLSAIAYVKQFKKGVLFILPLAIIISLAQLANTRSILLNLTVSVFILFVTANYKTIWMLIRNTAEKIANSWKEWEWGPVRIINHGIYVGVGSFGGILFCGLLVGKAYAWAILLFAFVVIVFAALWAQIIEGSEKLKRPFGYYGALVGILFAGTLLWIMGYNEWVLIGIISVVMPWVQAAGRLRCLVNGCCHGKPTDNSILGIRFYHYRSRVCNISGLKGKYLHPTQVYSILWLFFTGFLLLALWLHSFSYSFIFGMYLILTSTGRFVEEAYRGEVQTPVWSGLRLYQWAAIASVLAGIIFTTIDIPVVTLQPAYGWEIWLVALVGGFFTFFAMGVDFPRSNARFSRLV; encoded by the coding sequence ATGAAAACAATACAACATGCGGGTAAAATTCTTTATGCAATAGTATTTCTTTTGATTGTTCCATTAGTGCAATGGTGGTGGGCTTTATCGCTTGAGAATACAGTACGGTTTCCACCTGTTGCATCCCGCAATATTGGTGCTGTTGCCGGAGTTGCCGGCATATTGGTAATGGCGTGGGGGATGTTTTCACTTAAGAAATTTGGTAAGGGTTTGCCGATGAATGCTTATCCTCCTCATTTTTATGTAAAGCAAGGGCCGTACCGTTTTTTGCGACATCCTATTTACTGGGGTTATGGTTTTTTGATGGTGGGTGTATTTATTTTTACCGGTTCTGCCAGCGGGCTCTGGATAGTAACACCAATAAGCATACTGGCAATGATAGCTTTGGTGATGGGCTACGAAGCAATTGATCTGAAAAAAAGATTTAAAGACACTGATCAATCAGTTTTGCTTGACATTCCTTCCGCAACAGAGGGAGTACCTGTTTTAGCGCAGAGACTTGCTACACTTTTTTGGATCATCATGTTATTGTTATGTGCTAATTATATTGTTTGGTTCTTGACGCATAATACAACGCCCTTTTGGAATGATTCATTGACCCTTCCTTTTTTTAATGAACTAAATAGTGTTCAGTTCTTTACCATTGCCTATATACTGGTTGTTCCATTGATCATAAAAAGCAACAGCATTCTGCATTGGTGGACGATCTCTGTTATAGCAGGCATTATATTATCAACTTATATAGCTTTGTTATGGCCTGAAGTTGGCGCGCAATATTTTTATATAAGCACTGATATAATAAAAAACAAAGAACTCACTGCTATATTAGGCGCACCTGTTTTTCTTTGCGGACTTTCAGCAATTGCATACGTAAAGCAATTTAAAAAAGGAGTGTTGTTCATTTTGCCATTAGCAATCATTATTAGTTTAGCTCAACTAGCCAATACAAGATCAATTCTGCTTAACTTAACCGTATCTGTTTTTATTTTATTTGTTACAGCTAATTATAAAACAATATGGATGCTGATACGTAACACAGCAGAGAAGATTGCCAACTCATGGAAAGAATGGGAGTGGGGGCCTGTAAGAATTATCAATCATGGTATTTATGTTGGTGTAGGAAGTTTTGGAGGTATTCTTTTTTGCGGATTATTAGTAGGCAAAGCTTATGCATGGGCCATTTTATTATTTGCTTTTGTAGTGATCGTGTTTGCTGCATTGTGGGCCCAGATAATTGAAGGATCAGAAAAATTAAAAAGACCTTTTGGCTATTATGGTGCATTGGTGGGCATTTTATTTGCCGGTACTCTTCTTTGGATAATGGGTTATAATGAATGGGTGCTTATCGGGATCATTTCTGTGGTGATGCCATGGGTGCAGGCAGCAGGTCGGTTGCGTTGTTTGGTTAATGGCTGCTGTCATGGCAAACCTACTGATAACAGCATTCTTGGTATCCGTTTTTATCATTACCGTTCCCGTGTTTGTAATATATCAGGATTGAAAGGAAAGTACCTGCATCCGACACAGGTTTATTCTATTTTGTGGTTGTTCTTTACGGGTTTTTTATTGCTGGCATTGTGGCTGCATAGTTTTTCTTACTCTTTTATTTTTGGGATGTATCTTATTCTTACCAGCACAGGGCGTTTTGTGGAAGAGGCCTACCGTGGCGAAGTGCAAACACCTGTTTGGAGTGGTTTGCGTTTATATCAATGGGCGGCCATAGCGTCTGTACTTGCAGGCATCATTTTTACTACTATCGATATTCCTGTAGTAACACTTCAGCCTGCATACGGCTGGGAAATATGGCTGGTTGCACTTGTGGGAGGATTCTTTACTTTCTTTGCAATGGGTGTTGATTTCCCCCGCTCCAATGCAAGATTTTCAAGATTGGTTTAA
- a CDS encoding pseudouridine synthase, with protein MQETGHRYFIINKPANMVSQFISSHNVGLLGDLDFDFPEGIHAIGRLDGNSEGLLILTTNKKVTKLLFQGAVPHKRVYLVQVVNKVSEESLNKLRTGVTIRIKGGEDYITPVCEVSIVESPELLAKQAHALPEYIPVTWLLIILTEGKFRQVRKMVKAIHHKCKRLIRVSIEDLVLGDLEPGCVKEIEEKDFFELLKIDNWQ; from the coding sequence ATGCAGGAAACTGGTCACCGGTATTTTATAATTAACAAGCCTGCCAACATGGTCTCGCAGTTTATCAGTTCGCACAATGTTGGTTTATTAGGCGATCTTGATTTTGATTTCCCTGAAGGCATACATGCAATCGGCAGGCTGGATGGTAACTCTGAAGGGTTACTGATACTAACCACCAATAAAAAAGTTACTAAATTATTATTCCAGGGTGCAGTGCCACATAAAAGAGTTTACCTGGTACAGGTGGTAAATAAAGTAAGTGAGGAAAGTTTGAACAAACTAAGAACAGGTGTTACCATACGCATAAAAGGTGGGGAAGATTATATAACACCTGTCTGCGAAGTGAGCATTGTTGAAAGCCCTGAATTATTAGCAAAGCAGGCGCATGCATTACCTGAATACATTCCTGTTACCTGGCTACTCATTATATTAACGGAAGGCAAATTCAGGCAGGTAAGGAAAATGGTAAAAGCGATACATCATAAATGCAAAAGACTGATCCGTGTTTCTATTGAAGATCTTGTATTGGGTGATCTTGAACCGGGTTGCGTAAAAGAAATTGAAGAGAAAGATTTTTTTGAATTGCTGAAGATTGATAACTGGCAGTGA
- a CDS encoding serine hydrolase domain-containing protein — protein MMHKLKFYATSLFLLLCMVQVTAQKSSELPVSVPEKEGVSSAGIINFLDATAKSKTEFHSFMMLRHGKIIAEGWWNPYRADLKHTMYSCSKSFTATAIGFAVNEKLLTVNDKVISFFPNDLPDTVSTYLSELTVKDVLSMSDGMEPDPTFTVASRDSNWVKGFLATPILHKPGTTFLYNSLGTYMLSAIVQKVTGQRVIDYLKPRLFDPLGITGMDWEVDPKGINTGGWGLRIKTEDMAKFGQLFLQKGMWNGKHILPAAWVEEASTVKIIQHPDMPQSKRDSSEWEQGYCYQMWRCRHNAYRGDGAFGQYIIVMPDQDAVIAITAETPNMQEEINLVWQYLLPAMQDNKLPDDKDNQAKLTKKLASLALPVPAANNADMARTISGNSFQMEPNAANIQSMSFSFFRDNSCILQVATDTAVYRIHFAAGKWEEDETLMHGPSLVAGAKASFAGLPALKTDGACTWKDEHTLELTLRYIESPHTEKITCHFDGETVTVDMENSFDYGSKKTTLKGRL, from the coding sequence ATGATGCACAAACTAAAATTTTATGCCACATCATTGTTCTTACTGTTATGCATGGTACAGGTTACTGCACAAAAAAGCAGTGAACTGCCTGTAAGTGTTCCGGAGAAAGAAGGCGTGTCTTCTGCAGGCATCATTAACTTTTTAGATGCTACTGCAAAAAGCAAAACAGAGTTTCACAGTTTCATGATGCTTAGGCATGGAAAGATAATTGCAGAAGGCTGGTGGAACCCTTACCGTGCAGACCTGAAGCACACCATGTATTCCTGCAGTAAAAGTTTTACAGCAACAGCTATTGGTTTTGCAGTGAATGAGAAGTTGCTCACCGTTAATGATAAAGTCATTTCTTTTTTTCCAAATGATCTGCCTGATACGGTAAGCACATACTTGTCTGAGCTTACAGTAAAAGATGTATTAAGCATGAGTGATGGTATGGAACCTGACCCCACCTTTACTGTTGCCAGCAGGGACAGTAATTGGGTAAAAGGATTTTTAGCAACACCTATTTTACATAAACCCGGCACTACGTTTTTATACAATTCACTGGGCACTTATATGCTCTCAGCCATTGTGCAAAAGGTAACGGGACAAAGAGTAATTGATTATTTAAAACCAAGATTATTTGATCCGCTGGGTATAACCGGCATGGATTGGGAAGTGGACCCCAAAGGCATCAATACCGGGGGCTGGGGACTAAGAATAAAAACTGAAGACATGGCAAAATTTGGTCAGTTGTTCCTGCAAAAAGGCATGTGGAACGGCAAACATATCTTACCTGCTGCATGGGTGGAAGAAGCATCCACCGTAAAGATCATACAGCATCCGGATATGCCACAAAGCAAAAGAGATTCCAGTGAATGGGAACAGGGATATTGTTACCAGATGTGGCGCTGCAGGCATAATGCATACAGGGGCGATGGGGCATTTGGACAGTACATTATTGTAATGCCGGACCAGGATGCAGTGATAGCCATTACTGCTGAAACACCCAACATGCAGGAAGAAATAAATCTTGTATGGCAATATCTTTTACCTGCCATGCAGGATAATAAATTACCCGATGATAAAGACAACCAGGCAAAGCTCACCAAAAAATTAGCGTCGCTGGCATTGCCTGTGCCTGCTGCAAATAATGCTGACATGGCAAGAACTATTTCGGGCAACAGTTTTCAAATGGAGCCGAATGCAGCCAACATACAAAGTATGTCTTTCAGTTTTTTCCGCGACAACAGTTGCATACTGCAGGTAGCCACTGATACTGCCGTTTACCGCATACACTTTGCTGCAGGAAAATGGGAGGAAGACGAAACTCTCATGCACGGGCCATCACTGGTGGCAGGTGCCAAAGCAAGTTTTGCAGGCCTGCCCGCTTTAAAAACTGATGGCGCCTGCACCTGGAAAGATGAACATACATTAGAGCTTACACTACGTTATATTGAAAGTCCGCATACAGAAAAAATAACCTGTCATTTCGATGGCGAAACTGTTACGGTTGATATGGAAAACAGTTTTGATTATGGCAGCAAGAAAACAACATTGAAAGGAAGATTATAA
- a CDS encoding PH domain-containing protein produces the protein MKTYTASHLSEGNKLFACKITIDDKGVTLKVPGFLSGKESTVLYNHISAVDIESPMIGYSTIYIETTGDGKITAHGFTKAEVTEMKEMILSRM, from the coding sequence ATGAAAACATATACGGCCTCACATTTATCGGAAGGAAACAAACTCTTTGCCTGCAAAATTACCATAGACGATAAAGGTGTGACATTGAAAGTGCCGGGCTTCCTGAGCGGCAAAGAATCAACCGTACTGTATAATCATATATCTGCGGTAGATATAGAAAGCCCGATGATCGGCTACTCCACTATTTATATTGAAACAACCGGTGATGGAAAGATTACGGCGCATGGTTTTACGAAAGCGGAAGTAACAGAAATGAAAGAGATGATCCTGTCGCGGATGTGA
- the ppsA gene encoding phosphoenolpyruvate synthase, giving the protein MSSFVFVFKAIDKTKLPVVGGKGANLGELTRIEGIHVPDGFCISTEAFKKIIGETPAVNEMLKQLSLLKLEDRHKISELSSDIRRVIEGIAIPHDLVEEIAVYLTEFGETNAYAIRSSATAEDLPAASFAGQQDTYLNIIGKEAILKHISRCWASLFTERAIIYRIQNGFDHRKVQLAVVIQEMVFPKTAGIMFTADPITGNRKVLSIDASFGLGEAIVSGQVNADNYKVRNGKITDKKISAKKLAVYALKDGGTMQQDIEHERQQKQALTDDQIVQLEHIGRKIEAHFGKPQDIEWCLADDTFYIVQSRPVTTLYPIPETTDQENHVYVSVGHNQMMTDAMKPLGLSFFLLTTRAPMHKAGGRLFVDITPMLASPAGRETLVNVTLGKSDPLIKDALTTIIERGDFIQSLPDDNPGKNDKGVQPANYQTLYDYDPAIVDELIKHSETEIAVLKQNIQTKSGSHLFDFIMEDIRQLKKTMSDPQSFGVIMTAMNAASWINEKMNEWLGEKNVADTLSQSVPNNITSEMGLALLEVADVIRSYPEVIEYLKQVKDDNFLDKLVKLNGGQEALNAINAFLNRYGMRCAGEIDITRPRWSEKPTTLIPMILSHIKNFAHGESRRKFEQGLQEALNKEQELLDRLKPLPDGEQKVNETKRMISLVRNLAGYREYPKYGIVSRYFVYKQALLKEAVQLVQASIIHETADIFYLSFEELQEVVRTNKADYQLISKRKEEYKLFEKLSPPRVITSDGEIITGAYKREDLPANAIAGLAVSSGVIEGRARVILHMEDADLGDGDILVTAFTDPSWTPLFVSIKGLVTEVGGLMTHGAVIAREYGLPAVVGVEHATQLIKDGQRIRVHGTEGYVEIL; this is encoded by the coding sequence ATGAGTTCATTTGTGTTTGTTTTTAAAGCTATTGACAAAACCAAACTCCCTGTTGTTGGGGGTAAAGGCGCCAACCTTGGGGAGCTTACCCGCATTGAAGGGATTCATGTACCGGATGGCTTTTGTATTTCTACGGAAGCTTTTAAAAAGATCATTGGTGAAACGCCTGCGGTCAACGAAATGTTGAAACAGTTATCGCTGCTAAAGCTGGAAGACCGACATAAGATCAGTGAATTGAGCAGTGATATCCGCAGGGTTATCGAAGGGATAGCCATTCCTCATGACCTGGTTGAAGAGATTGCAGTTTATCTTACAGAGTTTGGAGAAACAAATGCGTATGCCATACGTTCCAGCGCAACTGCAGAGGATCTGCCTGCTGCTTCTTTTGCCGGCCAGCAGGATACATATTTAAACATTATTGGAAAAGAAGCAATCCTTAAACATATCAGCAGGTGCTGGGCATCATTGTTTACTGAACGGGCAATCATCTATCGTATTCAAAATGGTTTTGACCATCGTAAAGTTCAACTGGCTGTAGTAATTCAGGAGATGGTTTTTCCGAAAACTGCAGGAATTATGTTTACTGCTGATCCCATTACCGGCAATCGAAAAGTGTTATCCATTGATGCCAGCTTCGGACTGGGTGAGGCCATAGTCTCCGGCCAGGTAAATGCCGATAACTATAAAGTGCGCAACGGTAAGATTACAGATAAGAAAATATCTGCCAAGAAACTTGCTGTCTATGCTTTAAAAGACGGCGGTACGATGCAGCAGGATATTGAACACGAAAGACAGCAAAAGCAAGCGCTAACTGATGACCAGATTGTACAACTTGAACACATAGGCAGAAAAATAGAAGCACATTTCGGCAAACCACAAGATATAGAATGGTGTTTGGCTGATGATACATTTTATATTGTTCAAAGCAGGCCAGTCACTACTTTATACCCTATTCCCGAAACGACTGACCAGGAGAATCATGTCTATGTATCTGTGGGTCATAATCAAATGATGACCGATGCCATGAAACCACTGGGATTGTCTTTTTTCCTGTTAACGACCCGTGCACCTATGCATAAAGCTGGTGGAAGATTATTTGTTGATATTACACCTATGCTGGCCTCACCAGCAGGCAGAGAAACTCTGGTAAATGTCACCCTCGGAAAATCCGATCCGCTCATAAAAGACGCCCTTACAACCATCATAGAGCGGGGAGATTTTATACAGTCATTACCGGATGATAATCCCGGCAAAAATGATAAAGGTGTACAGCCTGCGAATTATCAAACACTATATGACTACGATCCGGCAATCGTTGATGAGTTGATCAAACATAGTGAAACAGAAATAGCAGTGTTAAAACAAAACATCCAAACGAAATCAGGGTCGCACCTGTTTGATTTTATCATGGAAGATATCCGGCAATTAAAGAAGACCATGTCTGACCCGCAAAGTTTTGGTGTGATCATGACTGCAATGAATGCTGCATCATGGATCAATGAAAAAATGAATGAATGGTTAGGCGAAAAGAATGTAGCAGACACGCTTTCGCAATCTGTACCCAACAATATCACTTCAGAAATGGGCCTTGCGTTATTAGAGGTGGCAGATGTAATTCGCTCTTACCCCGAAGTAATTGAATATTTAAAACAGGTAAAAGACGATAACTTTTTAGACAAGCTGGTGAAGCTGAACGGCGGACAGGAAGCCTTGAATGCTATCAATGCTTTTCTCAACAGATACGGAATGCGATGTGCAGGTGAGATAGATATTACGAGGCCCCGCTGGAGTGAAAAACCAACCACACTTATTCCCATGATCCTTAGTCATATCAAAAACTTTGCGCATGGCGAAAGCAGGCGGAAATTTGAGCAGGGGTTACAGGAAGCATTGAACAAAGAACAGGAGTTATTGGACCGGTTGAAGCCACTACCCGATGGCGAACAAAAAGTCAACGAGACTAAACGAATGATCAGCCTGGTTCGGAATTTAGCCGGTTATCGTGAGTATCCAAAATACGGCATCGTTAGCCGCTACTTCGTTTATAAGCAGGCGCTGCTGAAAGAAGCTGTTCAACTTGTACAGGCCAGCATTATTCATGAAACAGCAGATATATTCTATCTCAGTTTTGAAGAACTGCAGGAAGTAGTACGTACCAATAAAGCCGATTACCAGCTCATCAGCAAAAGAAAAGAAGAATACAAATTATTTGAAAAATTAAGTCCCCCGCGTGTTATTACGTCAGATGGTGAGATCATCACCGGTGCATACAAACGGGAAGATCTTCCGGCCAATGCTATTGCAGGCCTGGCTGTTTCTTCCGGCGTTATAGAAGGGCGGGCACGTGTTATCTTACACATGGAAGATGCAGACCTTGGCGATGGAGATATATTGGTCACGGCATTTACTGACCCCAGCTGGACACCCTTGTTTGTATCCATCAAAGGCCTGGTAACCGAAGTGGGCGGACTAATGACCCATGGCGCGGTTATAGCACGTGAATATGGTTTACCGGCAGTTGTAGGAGTGGAGCATGCTACCCAACTGATCAAAGATGGGCAACGCATTCGTGTGCATGGAACAGAAGGCTATGTAGAAATATTATAA
- a CDS encoding Crp/Fnr family transcriptional regulator produces MATQEILNSLGQFSKFDAELFEKHSARRKLNKNEVLLNEGEVCKSFYFILSGSFSQFQTHDIDEVIIDLHLQNEWMFNQQSLTEQTPSSTTIKAFSKSEIIELSLNSFHCLCSKSQSFLQFGKILNQSLKRVFLFDNSLKPNEKYSYINKAKPELTKVFPIKMIASYLKIAPETLSRVRASY; encoded by the coding sequence ATGGCAACGCAAGAGATTTTAAACAGTTTAGGACAATTCTCAAAATTTGACGCAGAACTTTTTGAAAAACATTCTGCAAGGAGAAAACTTAACAAGAACGAAGTGCTATTAAACGAAGGAGAAGTTTGCAAATCATTTTACTTTATTCTATCAGGTTCATTTTCACAATTTCAAACTCACGACATAGACGAAGTAATCATTGATTTGCATTTACAAAACGAATGGATGTTTAACCAACAAAGCCTAACAGAACAAACACCTTCAAGTACGACAATCAAAGCATTTTCAAAATCAGAAATCATTGAGTTGAGTTTAAATAGCTTTCATTGCCTTTGTTCAAAATCACAATCCTTTCTGCAATTTGGAAAAATTCTTAATCAATCACTAAAAAGAGTTTTCCTATTTGACAATTCACTTAAACCAAACGAAAAATATAGCTACATCAACAAAGCTAAACCTGAATTAACAAAAGTGTTCCCAATTAAAATGATTGCATCTTATTTAAAAATTGCACCTGAAACTTTAAGCAGAGTAAGAGCTTCTTATTGA
- a CDS encoding bleomycin resistance protein, producing MLTTIIPKLPMRNKVATRDFYLSQLGFTDIGSADFDGYLLAKKDNVEIHFFEFKGLDPKENYGQVYIRCNDIETLYQSMLDNNNNIHPAGHLEAKPWGQKEFAMLDPDNNLLTFGQSL from the coding sequence ATGCTGACAACGATTATTCCAAAACTACCTATGCGTAACAAAGTTGCGACAAGAGATTTTTACTTATCACAACTAGGCTTTACTGACATTGGAAGTGCAGACTTTGATGGCTATTTGTTAGCTAAAAAAGACAATGTGGAAATACATTTTTTTGAGTTCAAAGGACTTGACCCAAAAGAAAACTATGGACAAGTTTATATTCGCTGTAATGACATTGAAACTCTTTATCAATCTATGCTAGACAACAATAATAATATTCATCCAGCAGGACATTTAGAAGCAAAACCTTGGGGACAAAAAGAATTTGCAATGCTTGACCCAGACAATAACTTACTTACATTTGGGCAAAGTTTATAG
- a CDS encoding transposase, translating to MEQQNITAYIPLLDGALSGSEGFIYDEENDWYICENNKILKGSGRVVDDGRGHLVKKYFSLQSDCNCPLRKTCISDKAKTKKVQHSIYKAELERAKARQQTVKARVMKRKRSSTTEPVWGTLINFTGMKRLNARGIKAANKMLLLAATVYNLKKWLK from the coding sequence CTGGAACAACAAAACATCACAGCGTATATACCATTACTGGATGGAGCATTAAGCGGCAGTGAAGGATTTATATATGATGAAGAGAATGACTGGTATATCTGCGAAAACAATAAGATATTAAAAGGAAGTGGCAGAGTAGTAGACGATGGGAGAGGTCACCTGGTAAAGAAATATTTTTCATTACAAAGTGATTGTAATTGTCCATTAAGAAAGACCTGCATCAGTGATAAAGCCAAAACAAAAAAAGTACAGCACAGTATATACAAAGCAGAACTGGAAAGAGCAAAGGCAAGACAACAGACCGTAAAAGCAAGGGTGATGAAGAGAAAGCGCAGCAGTACGACAGAACCGGTATGGGGCACACTGATCAATTTTACCGGCATGAAGCGTTTAAATGCAAGAGGAATAAAAGCAGCCAACAAAATGCTATTGCTTGCAGCCACGGTATATAATCTGAAGAAGTGGCTGAAATAA
- a CDS encoding transposase yields MYGYLNKIRSSRKLERECIRNIELQWLLQNLQPNYHTIADFRKLHGVALQSMFRLYIQFLGDAGLLGKTTIAVDGSKFKAVNRKKNNYNQKKIDKHRQFIEDKTTKYLEEPDELDKQEDTIASDELRIKKGKIAQGLAKLKERSIRYDTLQEQLNNTDDKQISTTDPESRSIIIVKNIVEVAYNTQNAAAEKIISTWNNKTSQRIYHYWMEH; encoded by the coding sequence TTGTATGGATATCTTAATAAAATACGCAGCAGCCGTAAATTAGAAAGAGAATGTATCCGTAATATAGAATTGCAATGGTTGTTGCAAAATCTGCAGCCTAACTATCATACCATTGCCGACTTCCGTAAACTGCATGGGGTGGCCTTACAATCAATGTTCAGGTTATACATTCAGTTTCTCGGTGATGCAGGTTTGCTGGGTAAAACAACGATAGCAGTAGACGGCAGCAAGTTTAAAGCGGTGAACAGGAAAAAGAATAATTACAATCAAAAAAAGATAGACAAACACCGTCAGTTTATAGAAGACAAGACCACTAAATATTTAGAGGAGCCCGATGAACTGGATAAGCAGGAAGATACCATAGCCAGTGATGAACTTCGAATAAAAAAAGGAAAGATAGCACAGGGCCTTGCCAAACTAAAAGAGCGCAGCATCAGATACGATACACTTCAGGAGCAGTTAAACAATACGGATGATAAACAAATAAGCACTACGGACCCTGAGAGCCGTAGTATTATTATTGTAAAAAATATTGTAGAAGTAGCCTATAATACACAGAATGCAGCAGCGGAGAAAATTATCAGTACCTGGAACAACAAAACATCACAGCGTATATACCATTACTGGATGGAGCATTAA
- a CDS encoding molybdopterin-dependent oxidoreductase, which translates to MFTSFTKEEKAIHYPADRRTFIAVKPYMLVIFAIVILLPVVAAWLQYLIAGLPADPGLIFTSITPAEPNGFPIWVNLSHWVNFFFLVLIIRSGLSILVDHPRLYWNNGCKPGTDWIRFTPLKKPKDKSWTAKEDARYISPVLGLPGYRHTIGIARVWHFITVPFFILNGVVFIILLFTTNQWLRLIPTSWKIIPDSWNVFVHYATFNLPVEPNGYYHFNALQQLSYFAVVFILAPLAMFTGMAMSPAIENRFHWYPKLFGNRQSARSIHFLIMIAYVIFIMIHVSMIAATGLVRNMNHIIWGTDDTGNLSGLYIGIAIIFITVGFGFIAHWFSWRKPRLLQQLNAVINENLWRVTLNRFKPKAYYHKNDISPYFWANGKMPTSETWRKLAENNFKDYKLKIGGLVGNPVELSLQELKNLGMKQTITMHHCIQGWSGIAEWGGLPISKIIELVKPHATVTTVAFYSFGEGLYGGYYYDTNTFDNCLKPQSILAWEMNYETLPLEHGAPLRLRVENQLGYKMVKWISSIEFLETHKIIGKGFGGKNEDDEYFDLLANT; encoded by the coding sequence ATGTTTACCAGTTTTACAAAAGAGGAAAAAGCAATACATTATCCCGCAGATAGACGTACGTTTATTGCCGTTAAACCTTATATGCTGGTAATATTTGCAATCGTTATACTTCTTCCGGTTGTAGCTGCATGGCTGCAATATTTGATAGCAGGATTGCCGGCAGATCCCGGGCTTATTTTTACTTCAATAACACCTGCTGAACCTAATGGGTTTCCAATTTGGGTAAATCTTAGCCATTGGGTCAACTTCTTTTTTCTAGTTCTGATCATCAGAAGCGGTCTCTCCATTTTAGTGGATCATCCCCGCCTGTACTGGAATAATGGTTGCAAACCGGGAACAGACTGGATACGCTTTACACCATTAAAAAAACCAAAAGACAAATCGTGGACCGCTAAAGAAGATGCCCGTTATATTAGTCCCGTATTGGGTTTGCCCGGCTACCGGCATACCATCGGCATAGCAAGAGTCTGGCATTTTATTACAGTGCCTTTTTTTATATTGAACGGAGTTGTTTTTATTATCCTTCTGTTTACAACTAATCAATGGCTGCGGCTTATCCCAACCTCATGGAAAATTATTCCTGATTCATGGAATGTTTTTGTTCATTATGCAACATTTAATCTGCCTGTTGAGCCTAATGGATATTATCATTTTAATGCATTACAGCAACTATCTTATTTTGCTGTGGTTTTTATCCTTGCACCTTTGGCAATGTTTACGGGCATGGCTATGTCACCAGCTATTGAAAACCGGTTTCACTGGTATCCAAAATTATTTGGCAATCGCCAGAGTGCACGTTCTATTCATTTTTTGATAATGATAGCTTATGTCATCTTTATAATGATACATGTTTCTATGATAGCCGCAACAGGGTTGGTTAGAAACATGAATCATATTATTTGGGGAACTGATGACACGGGCAATTTATCAGGCTTGTACATTGGTATTGCAATTATTTTTATTACTGTAGGCTTTGGTTTTATTGCGCATTGGTTTTCCTGGCGCAAACCACGGTTGCTGCAACAGCTAAATGCCGTTATCAATGAAAATTTATGGCGGGTTACTTTGAATCGTTTTAAGCCAAAAGCTTATTATCACAAAAATGATATATCTCCTTACTTCTGGGCTAATGGAAAAATGCCTACTTCGGAAACATGGCGAAAACTTGCAGAGAATAATTTTAAAGATTACAAATTAAAAATAGGAGGGCTGGTAGGTAACCCTGTAGAATTATCATTGCAGGAGCTTAAAAATTTAGGAATGAAGCAAACTATTACTATGCATCATTGCATACAGGGCTGGTCTGGCATCGCCGAATGGGGAGGACTGCCTATTAGTAAAATTATTGAATTAGTTAAGCCACATGCAACTGTAACAACCGTAGCTTTTTATTCTTTTGGGGAAGGGCTTTACGGAGGATATTATTATGATACAAACACGTTTGATAACTGCTTGAAGCCTCAGTCCATACTGGCATGGGAAATGAATTATGAAACATTGCCACTTGAACACGGTGCTCCATTAAGGCTTCGGGTAGAAAATCAACTGGGTTATAAAATGGTGAAATGGATAAGTTCTATAGAATTTTTGGAAACACATAAAATTATAGGAAAAGGTTTTGGAGGAAAAAATGAAGACGATGAATATTTCGATTTGTTGGCCAATACATAA